Proteins from a genomic interval of Bdellovibrionota bacterium:
- a CDS encoding XRE family transcriptional regulator gives MPKLKPIVTRNASELADFLGLSRAEGAEMEFRADLNETIVGIVKQKRITHAQLSQLAGTSRPRITNLLNGNTSDISTDLMLRVLAALGYKVECKISKAA, from the coding sequence ATGCCTAAACTCAAGCCAATCGTGACACGAAACGCTTCCGAACTTGCTGATTTCTTAGGCCTGTCACGGGCTGAAGGTGCAGAGATGGAATTTCGCGCAGACCTGAATGAAACCATTGTCGGCATCGTTAAGCAAAAACGGATTACCCATGCTCAGCTCTCCCAACTAGCCGGAACATCACGGCCCCGAATCACCAATCTGCTGAACGGAAATACAAGCGATATCTCAACAGATTTAATGCTCCGGGTCCTTGCCGCACTTGGGTACAAGGTCGAATGTAAAATATCCAAGGCGGCCTGA
- a CDS encoding transporter, with amino-acid sequence MKKIWGIVCLVLGATSALADPVWVPPKGTIHGGVSYTHGNWDQFLELGSDSVNLPGEITQHEFTLYGEYVPLENVSFDIVFPIVSVQRKFVYLTTDLNGNIIGITTGGSGELRDVDENTGIGDVYLGGKYIFWEKGLSLGVRPYLKFPGTYHYGNIPNAPGDGQTDMGLGLLAGSYFQRIRTYVRGSFTLVQRFGDPHNQMEFMIEPGVNITKIWGARFTFQHIEQFGGQDLAYYNFQNYYPAIEEDSGRIGVGMSLRASDQITVYGLYQQTIYGRNTANTQAFTIGLDFSF; translated from the coding sequence GTGAAAAAGATCTGGGGCATCGTGTGTCTGGTTTTAGGGGCGACATCCGCCCTCGCCGACCCCGTTTGGGTACCTCCCAAAGGGACGATCCACGGAGGAGTTTCGTATACGCATGGCAACTGGGATCAGTTTCTCGAATTGGGTAGTGATTCCGTCAATCTCCCCGGGGAAATCACGCAGCACGAGTTCACGCTCTACGGTGAGTATGTTCCGCTGGAAAATGTTTCCTTCGACATCGTTTTTCCGATCGTCTCGGTCCAAAGAAAATTCGTTTATCTCACGACCGATTTAAACGGGAACATCATCGGCATCACGACCGGCGGAAGCGGCGAGCTTCGCGACGTGGATGAAAACACGGGGATCGGCGACGTTTACCTGGGCGGAAAATACATTTTCTGGGAAAAGGGACTCTCGCTCGGCGTTCGCCCCTACCTCAAGTTTCCGGGAACGTACCATTACGGGAACATTCCCAACGCTCCGGGAGACGGACAGACCGACATGGGGCTCGGCCTGCTGGCGGGAAGCTACTTCCAGCGGATTCGTACATACGTCCGCGGCAGTTTCACCCTCGTTCAGCGGTTCGGCGACCCGCACAACCAGATGGAGTTCATGATCGAACCGGGCGTAAACATCACAAAAATCTGGGGAGCGCGGTTTACATTTCAGCACATCGAACAGTTCGGCGGCCAGGACTTGGCCTATTACAATTTTCAGAACTACTACCCGGCCATCGAAGAAGACTCCGGCCGAATCGGCGTCGGTATGTCTCTGCGTGCATCGGATCAAATCACCGTCTACGGCCTTTACCAGCAAACGATTTACGGCCGGAACACCGCCAACACACAGGCCTTCACCATCGGCCTCGATTTCTCGTTCTGA
- the rpsO gene encoding 30S ribosomal protein S15, which produces MVKSVEQKAKVIAKYRQHERDTGSPEVQVALLTTRIEHLTGHFKKYSKDFHSRRGLLKMVGQRRRLLDYLKKHSVDRYQKVIGDLGLRK; this is translated from the coding sequence TTGGTGAAATCGGTGGAACAGAAAGCGAAAGTAATTGCGAAATATCGGCAGCATGAGCGGGACACGGGTTCGCCCGAGGTCCAGGTCGCTCTGCTGACCACTCGCATCGAGCATCTCACCGGCCATTTCAAGAAGTACTCGAAGGATTTTCATTCCCGCCGGGGCCTATTGAAAATGGTCGGACAACGACGCCGGCTCCTCGACTATCTTAAAAAGCACAGCGTGGACCGGTACCAAAAAGTAATCGGCGATCTCGGACTTCGGAAATAG
- the pnp gene encoding polyribonucleotide nucleotidyltransferase, translated as MKTVTVNIHGRTITIEVGRMAKQANGAALIRCGETMVLTAATAARTPRENTDFLPLSVDYVEKFPAAGKIPGGFFKREGKLSDREVLVSRLTDRPLRPLFPDTYFHDTQVVSTVLSYDKENEPDVLSIVGASTALHISEIPFAGPIGAVRVGRINGQLTVNASLEAMKNSDIDMVVAASREAIVMVEGGANEVPESEILDALMFGFESIKPLLDAQDELRREIGKPKWKVVEETSESHPLAEKIRSMTAKPLSEALKIKEKLPRYKVVGEIKDKLVQDLCAADASLEDKASEIKEIFEGIVRSEIRNTIVQTQKRIDQRATNEIRSINVEVGLLPRTHGSALFTRGETQALVTTTLGTTDDEQRIDALVGESRSRFMLHYNFPSFSVGEVKPNRGPGRREVGHGALAHRAISKILPEHEKFPYTIRIVSEVLESHGSSSMATVCGAALSLMDAGVPIKAPVAGIAMGLVKEGEKFFILSDISGDEDHIGDMDFKVAGTEKGITAIQMDIKVLGVSREVLDHALAQAREGRLHILGKMREALLAPREELSKYAPRIVTIQIKQDKIRDLIGPGGKMIRSIVEQTQAKIDVEDSGKVTIASADLVALEKAKAMVEAIVGEAEIGRIYKGKVRRIMEYGAFVEIMPGTDGLVHISQLHAENGRVEAVEDVIKEGDEIEVKVISIDDRGKIKLSQREAIAPGSGNLEAESGRPPRRSYGDQDRRPGGPRGGERPRFGDRPRSDDRPRGPRRDRGDFRR; from the coding sequence ATGAAAACAGTTACAGTCAATATTCACGGCCGGACCATAACCATCGAAGTCGGCCGCATGGCGAAACAGGCCAACGGCGCGGCGCTCATTCGTTGCGGCGAAACGATGGTTCTTACGGCGGCCACGGCCGCGCGCACTCCGCGCGAAAACACCGATTTTCTCCCGCTATCCGTCGACTACGTGGAAAAGTTTCCAGCGGCCGGAAAAATTCCGGGCGGATTCTTCAAACGGGAAGGAAAGCTTTCGGATCGGGAAGTGTTGGTCTCCCGCCTGACCGACCGGCCGCTTCGGCCGCTTTTTCCGGATACTTATTTTCACGACACGCAGGTCGTTTCCACCGTGCTCTCGTACGACAAGGAGAACGAGCCGGACGTGCTTTCGATCGTCGGCGCCTCCACGGCGCTCCATATCTCCGAAATCCCATTCGCGGGACCGATCGGTGCCGTGCGCGTGGGACGCATCAACGGCCAGTTGACGGTCAACGCCTCGCTGGAAGCGATGAAAAACAGCGACATCGACATGGTCGTGGCCGCGAGCCGCGAAGCGATCGTGATGGTCGAAGGGGGAGCCAACGAGGTCCCTGAAAGTGAGATTTTGGACGCTCTGATGTTCGGTTTCGAATCGATCAAGCCGCTCCTCGATGCTCAAGACGAACTTCGCCGCGAGATCGGCAAGCCGAAGTGGAAGGTCGTTGAGGAAACGTCCGAGAGTCATCCGCTCGCGGAGAAAATCCGGTCGATGACGGCGAAACCTTTGTCGGAAGCGCTCAAGATCAAAGAGAAGCTTCCTCGATACAAAGTCGTGGGTGAGATCAAAGACAAATTAGTCCAGGATCTTTGCGCGGCGGATGCGTCGCTGGAAGACAAGGCTTCCGAGATCAAAGAAATTTTTGAGGGAATCGTCCGGTCGGAAATCCGGAACACGATCGTTCAAACTCAAAAGAGAATCGATCAACGCGCCACGAACGAAATCCGTTCGATCAACGTGGAAGTGGGCCTCCTGCCCCGCACGCACGGGTCGGCGCTCTTTACACGCGGCGAAACGCAGGCGCTGGTGACGACCACGCTCGGAACGACGGATGATGAACAGCGGATCGACGCGCTGGTCGGCGAATCCCGCAGCCGATTCATGTTGCATTACAACTTCCCGTCGTTTTCCGTCGGAGAGGTGAAACCCAATCGCGGACCGGGCCGGCGTGAAGTCGGGCACGGAGCGCTGGCTCATCGGGCGATCAGCAAGATACTGCCCGAGCATGAGAAGTTCCCGTATACGATCCGGATCGTGTCGGAAGTCCTGGAATCGCACGGCTCGTCTTCGATGGCCACGGTGTGCGGCGCGGCGCTTTCGCTCATGGACGCCGGTGTGCCGATCAAGGCACCGGTGGCCGGGATCGCCATGGGACTCGTCAAAGAGGGCGAGAAGTTCTTTATTCTCTCGGACATTTCGGGAGATGAGGATCACATCGGCGATATGGATTTCAAGGTGGCCGGGACTGAAAAAGGGATCACCGCCATCCAGATGGACATCAAGGTCCTCGGCGTGAGCCGGGAGGTGCTGGATCATGCTTTGGCACAGGCCCGGGAGGGGAGATTGCACATTCTCGGCAAGATGCGCGAAGCACTATTGGCGCCGCGGGAGGAACTCTCCAAATACGCGCCCCGAATCGTCACGATCCAGATCAAGCAGGACAAAATCCGCGACCTGATCGGTCCGGGCGGAAAGATGATCCGCAGTATCGTGGAGCAGACACAGGCGAAGATCGACGTGGAAGACTCCGGAAAAGTCACGATCGCCTCCGCCGACCTCGTGGCGCTGGAAAAAGCCAAAGCGATGGTCGAAGCGATCGTGGGCGAGGCGGAAATCGGACGGATCTATAAAGGGAAAGTCCGCCGGATCATGGAATACGGAGCCTTCGTCGAGATCATGCCCGGTACCGATGGCTTGGTGCATATCAGCCAGCTGCACGCCGAGAACGGCCGGGTCGAAGCGGTGGAGGATGTGATTAAAGAGGGCGATGAGATCGAAGTGAAGGTGATCTCCATCGACGACCGCGGAAAGATCAAACTTTCCCAGCGCGAGGCGATCGCGCCGGGATCGGGAAATCTGGAAGCCGAGTCCGGCCGCCCGCCGCGACGAAGTTACGGCGATCAGGACCGGCGGCCCGGCGGACCTCGAGGAGGAGAGCGCCCGCGCTTCGGCGACAGGCCTAGGAGCGATGACCGCCCCCGCGGCCCTCGCAGGGACCGGGGTGATTTTCGGAGATAA
- a CDS encoding type II toxin-antitoxin system RelE/ParE family toxin: protein MRPIFRGFPKAARSELGKAILKLQKGSILTLPLSRPMRQVGPGVEELRVRDASGIYRAFYLARIEDQVLVFHAFQKRTPKTPQREIDTGKRRLRELLNA, encoded by the coding sequence GTGCGGCCGATTTTTCGGGGGTTTCCGAAGGCTGCAAGGAGTGAACTTGGGAAGGCAATTCTGAAACTACAGAAAGGATCCATTTTGACTTTGCCGCTGTCGAGGCCGATGCGCCAAGTTGGACCTGGAGTGGAAGAGCTCCGAGTGAGAGACGCCAGCGGTATATATCGGGCCTTTTATTTGGCGCGGATTGAAGACCAAGTCCTTGTCTTCCATGCGTTCCAGAAAAGGACCCCTAAAACGCCGCAACGGGAGATTGACACGGGAAAGAGAAGATTAAGGGAGCTACTCAATGCCTAA